Sequence from the Kineosporia succinea genome:
GCCTCGGGCATAGCCACCACCAGTGCCATCGAGTCCTTCCAGAAGCTCCCCGCGGATCTGGAAGACAGCCCGATGGCGACCAACACCAGGGTGCTGGCGAGTGACGGGTCGCTGCTGGCGACGTTCTACGACGAGAACCGCGTGCCGGTCGAGCTCGACGACATCTCGCCGTTCATGCAGAACGCGATCGTCGCCATCGAAGACGAGCGGTTCTACCAGCACACCGGCTTCGACACCGAGGGCACGCTGCGGGCCCTGGTGGTCAACCAGCTCTCCGGCGGCGTCTCGCAGGGTGCCTCCACGCTGACGCAGCAGCTGGTCAAGAACATGCTCAAGGAGCAGGCCTACATGGCCGGCGACGAAGAGGGCATCGCGGCGGCGTCCGAGCAGACCAACGCGCGCAAGCTGAAGGAGATCCGGCTGGCGTCGGCGCTCGAGAAGCGCAAGAGCAAGAAGCAGATCCTCGAGGACTACCTGAACATCGCCTGGTTCGGTGGGCGGCAGGTCTACGGGGTCGAGGCCGCGTCCAAGTACTACTTCGGCACCACGGCCAAGAAGCTCACGCTGCCCCAGGCCGCGATGCTGGCCGGCATGGTGCAGTCGCCGACGCAGTTCGACCTCGCCGACAAAGACAAGCACAAGGCGGCGATCAGCCGGCGCAACACGGTGCTGAACCGGATGTTCGCGCAGAAGATGATCGACGAGGAGACCCGCGACAAGGCGATCGACGCCAAGCTCGGCGCCAAGATCACGCGCACCTACTCGGGCTGCGGCAACGCGGGCACCCGCGGTTACTTCTGCGACTACGTCTACAACATCATCGTCAAGAGCGACGACTTCAAGGCCCTCGGCAAGGACGAGGAGGCTCGCAAGCTGTCGCTGCTGCACGGCGGCTGGACGATCCGCACCACGCTCGACAAGAAGCTGCTGAACACGGCCTGGAAGTCGGTCAAGAAGGCGATCCCGCCGAGCGACCCGAGCCGGGTCGCGACGGCCTCGGTCACGGTCGAGCCGGGCACCGGCAAGATCCTCTCGATGATCCAGAACAAGTACTACAGCGTCGACAAGGGCAAGCAGAACACCACGGTCAACTACTCCACCGACTACCAGTACGGCGGTTCGTCGGGCTTCCTCACCGGCTCCACGTTCAAGCCGGTGGTGCTGGCCAGCTGGCTGAAGGCGGGCAAGAAGCTCAACGCGGTGATCGACGGCTCGCCGGGCTCGATCCCGAACAGCCGGTTCAAGCGCTGCGGCTCGAACCTCAAGTCGACCGAGGTCTGGAACTTCGTGAACTCCGGTGACGGTGGCGCGAAGGGCAGCCTGACCGCCTGGAACGCGACGGCCAAGTCGATCAACGGTGCCTACATCCGGATGGAGGCCCAGCTCGACCTGTGCGACGTGGCCGACATGGCCGAGGCGCTGGGCATGCACCTAGCCGCCCCGAGCGGTGACATCTGCGCCACCGCCGAGGAGCGCCGCAAGGGCAAGAAGACCACCAAGATCCCGAACTGCATCCCCTCGCTGGTGCTCGGTGTGGCCAACCAGTCGCCGCTGACCATGGCCAACGCCTACGCGACGTTCGCCTCGGGCGGGATCTACTGCAAGCCGCTGGCGATCACGTCGATCAAGGACCGCAACGGCAAGGGCGTGAAGATCCCCAAGCAGAACTGCAAGCGCACGGTCGACGAGAACGTCGCCAACACCACGGTGCTCGGCATGAGCCGCGCGTTCAAGCCCGGCGGTACGGCCTCGGCCCTGGGCGGCATCAGCACCGGCCAGCCGGCCTCCGGCAAGACCGGTACCACCAACAACTCGCAGGACACCTGGTTCGCCGGCTACACGCCGCAGCTGTCCACCGCGGTGTGGGTCGGCCCGGAGACGGTGAACGGCAAGCGCAAGGTGATGCAGGGCGTCACGATCAACGGCGTCTACCGCCAGAGCGTCTACGGCGGCACGATCGCCGGCCCGATCTGGAAAGAGATCATGGAGGCCGCGCTCAAGGGCAAGAAGATCAAGCAGTTCGGCGCCCCCGACACCAGCCTGATCGGTTCCGAGCCGCGCGTCGAGAAGCCCCGCACCCCCGAGAACGGTGGGGGTAACAACGGCGGCGGCAACGGTGGCGGCAACGACGACGGCGGGAACACCGACAACGGCGGCAACCAGGGCGGCGGCAACGGTGGCGGCAACAACAATGGCGGCGGAAACGGTGGTGGCAACAACGGCGGCGGGAACGGCGGCGGCCGGTAACGGCTGAGCACCTCGCTCCTGGAGGAGGGCCGGGATCCCCATCGGGATCCCGGCCCTCACCCGTTCAAGCCCCCACCCGTTCAAGCCCCCACCCGTTCAAGCCCCCACCCGTTCAAGCCCCCACCCGTTCAAGCCCCCACCCGTTCAAGCCCCCACCCCACAGGCTCACGGCACACCGGCTCACGGCTCACGGCTCACGGCTCACGGCTCAGAACGGGACGGCCGTGCGCACCAGATCGGCCAGCGGTCCCGAGCGGCTGTGGGCGGGCCAGGCGATCACGGTCGTCACCGGGTCGGCCTCCGGAACCGGCACGACCGTCAGCTCGGTGCCCCCGATCGTGGTCGGGCAGGTCTCGCAGATCACCGCGCAGGCGCGTCCGAGCGAGACCAGGTGCAGCAACTGCAGCGGGTCGTGGATCTCCGGCCCCGGGCCGTAGGCGTAGCTGCCGTCCGGCTCGGGCCAGCGGGCCAGCGGCAGGCCGGGGATCGAGGCCACCTCGTCGAGCGTGAGCCCCGGGCGCTCCCCCAGCTCGTGCCCGGGCGGCAGCAGCGCGACCCGCCCACCGACGCCGAGCACCTCGTGATCGAGGCCGGACGCGTCGTCGAAGGGCAGGGTGAGCACGGCGACGTCGACCCGCCCGTCCCGCAGCATCGGCTCCGACTCGCCCATGCCCACCAGCACGACCTCCACGGTCACGTCGGGACGCACGGCCTCGTAGGCCTTCAGCAGATCGGCCAGGAGTTCGCCACCCATCGCGGCTTTCGCGGCCAGCCGGATGCCGTCGGGGTTCTCGCCGGCCCGCTGGGTGCGGCGCACCGCCGCGTCCACCGCCGCGATCGCGACCCGCGCCTCCCGCAGCAGCACCGTCCCGGAGGGGGTCAGGCGCACGGCCTGGCTGTCGCGTTCCAGCAGGGTGGTGCCCAGCCGCCGTTCCAGCTGCTGGATCGCCCGGGACAGCGGGGGCTGACTGATGCCCAGACGACGCGCCGCGCGGCTGAAGTTCAGCGCCTCGGCGACCGCCACGAAGTACCGCAGTTCCCTGGTCTCCACCGCGAGAGACTAACCCCCTATACCGTCTCGGTATAGCGGTGCACCTGATCGGTCTTGGACCACGTCCGGCGCGCCCACCTAGCGTCCAGGCATGAGCGAAACACGAACCGCCCTGGTCACAGGCGCGAACAAGGGCATCGGGTACGAGATCGCGGCCCAGCTGGGCCGGCTCGGCTTCCGGGTCGGGGTCGGGTCACGCAATGGTGGACGTGGTGGTGCCGCGGTCTCGAAGCTGCGGGCCGAGGGGGTGGACGCCTTCGCGGTGCCGCTCGACGTCACCGACGACGAGAGCGTCGCGGCCGCCGCCACGCTGCTGGAGGAACAGGGCGCCCTAGACGTCCTCGTGAACAACGCGGGCATCAGCGCCGGACGGCTGCAGACCCCGAGCGCGACGGACCTCGACCGGATCCGGGCCGCGGTGGAGACCAACGTGATCGGCGTCGTGCGGGTCACCAACGCGCTGCTGCCGCTGCTGCGCCGGTCATCGTCCGCACGCATCGTGAACGTGTCGACCAGCATGGCCTCTCTGGCCCTCAACCGGACCTCGGCCCCCGGCAGCGGGCCTCTCGACGGCGCCTACGGACCGTCCAAGACCATGCTCAACGCCGTCACCCTGCAGTACGCCCGCGAACTCGAGGGCACCGGCGTCCTCGTGAACCTGGTCTGCCCCGGCTACGTCGCGACCGACTTCACCGGATTCGACGGCGGGCGCACCCCGGCCCAGGGCGCCGCGATCGCCGTGAAGCTGGCGACCGTCCCGGACGGCGGCCCGCACGGCGGCTTCTTCGACGAGGCCGGCGAACTCCCCTGGTGATCGATCGCCCCGGCTGATCCAGCAGCACCACTGATCCAGCAGCACCACTGATCCAGCAGCACCACTGATCCGGCAGCCCGGCCGCACCAGCAGCCCGGCCCGGCAGCCCTCAGGAGACGTGCGCCCGTTGGAGTGGCCCGGCCCCGGCCGGCTCCATCCCGGCGTCCGAACGGCCGAGCCTTCACCACGCGGCGGCGGGAACGACGGGGCACGACGGGGAGCCGGGGGATGCACGCATGTCGGAGACGCTGGGCCCGGAACCGCTGCTGCCGACGTCCCCGGCCGCGGCCGTCCCTCATCAGCCCGGACCCACCGACCGACCCACGGGCCGCACCCCGGGTGCCCCGGCGCGTCCCCCATTGAGGCCCGAAAAGCCCGCCCGGCCGGGACTCTCGCTGGGCCGCCGGGCCCTGTGGAGCTTCGGCGACCAGGCCCTCTCCAGCCTGACCAACGCCGCGCTGTCGATCGTGGTCGCGCGCGAGGTCGGGCAGGCCAGCTTCGGCGCGTTCAGCCTGGCACTGGTCACGTTCAGCTTCGTCATCGGCATCTCGCGGGCCGTGGTCAGCGACGTGTTCGTGATCCAGTTCAGCGGGGCGGCCGAGGCGGAACGACGGCCCGCCGTGCGCCGCTCCACCGGAGGGGCGCTGGCGATCGGCGTGCTGGCCGGGTCGGTGTGCCTGTTCGCCGGGCTGCTGCTCCCCCACCACGAGACCCGCACGGCCCTGCTCGCTCTCGGCCTGTCGCTGCCCGGGCTGCTGCTGCAGGACAGCTGGCGTTTCGTGTTCTTCGCCGCCGACCGCCCGGCCGCGGCCTTCGTCAACGACCTGGTCTGGGCGGTGGTGCAGTTCTCGGCCGTGGGCGCGCTGATCGTGACCGGCCGGCACTCGATCTTCCTGATCACGCTGGCCTGGGGCGGCGCCGCCCTGATGGCCGCGGGCGTCGCCTGTGCGCAGGGCGCTCTGCTGCCCGCGCCGGGCGGCGCACTGGCCTGGTTCCGCGACAACCGGCACCTGAACGTCCGGATGGGCCTGGACTACGTGATCAACATGGGCGCCGTGAACCTGACCACCTACCTGATCGGCGCGTTCATCGGCCTGGTGGCGGTCGGCGCGCTGCGGGCCGCCCAGGTCATTCTCGGCCCGCTGCAACTGGTCTACTCCGGGTCGCAGGCGTTCCTGCTGCCCGTGCTGTCCCGTCAGGCCGGACGCGGTCAGGACCTGCGCCGTACCGCCCTGCTGGTCAGCGGCGCCGTCACCGCGGTCTCGGCGACCTGGTCGGGCTTCCTGCTGGCCATCCCGAACCACTGGGGCGAGGAGATTCTCGGCGACAGCTGGGACGCCGCCCGCACCCTGCTCCCGCTGTCGTGTCTGGCGATGGTGGCGGTGTCGATGTCGCTCGGCCCGGCGCTGGCGCTGCGCGCGCTGCAACGACCTGGCCTGCAACTGCGGGTCACGCTCACCCAGGCGCCGCTGATCCTGGCGCTGGGTCTGCTCGGGGCCCGGCTCGACGGGGCGGTCGGCGCGGCGGCCGGGCTGGCCCTGGCCCAGGTGGCCGGCGCCACCACGATCTGGGTTCTGCTGCTGCGGTTCCCGGAACCTCCGGCGGCCGCCACCCTCCCGCGCAGCCGGCGCCCGCTGTGACGAGGCGGACACGTAACCGGATGCGACGAAAGTCTTATCCCCTACTCATCCTTTAGATGACAGTTGTGACCGCCGCGGACCTCTAGGGTCCTGCGCATGCTCGAGACACGGCGCCAGCACGACTGCCAGGCACTCAACTCGC
This genomic interval carries:
- a CDS encoding transglycosylase domain-containing protein — encoded protein: MNTAVARNVEAMSPSRPQRNVLGLLGAFVVTSLVAGILAAGLAVPAIGASGIATTSAIESFQKLPADLEDSPMATNTRVLASDGSLLATFYDENRVPVELDDISPFMQNAIVAIEDERFYQHTGFDTEGTLRALVVNQLSGGVSQGASTLTQQLVKNMLKEQAYMAGDEEGIAAASEQTNARKLKEIRLASALEKRKSKKQILEDYLNIAWFGGRQVYGVEAASKYYFGTTAKKLTLPQAAMLAGMVQSPTQFDLADKDKHKAAISRRNTVLNRMFAQKMIDEETRDKAIDAKLGAKITRTYSGCGNAGTRGYFCDYVYNIIVKSDDFKALGKDEEARKLSLLHGGWTIRTTLDKKLLNTAWKSVKKAIPPSDPSRVATASVTVEPGTGKILSMIQNKYYSVDKGKQNTTVNYSTDYQYGGSSGFLTGSTFKPVVLASWLKAGKKLNAVIDGSPGSIPNSRFKRCGSNLKSTEVWNFVNSGDGGAKGSLTAWNATAKSINGAYIRMEAQLDLCDVADMAEALGMHLAAPSGDICATAEERRKGKKTTKIPNCIPSLVLGVANQSPLTMANAYATFASGGIYCKPLAITSIKDRNGKGVKIPKQNCKRTVDENVANTTVLGMSRAFKPGGTASALGGISTGQPASGKTGTTNNSQDTWFAGYTPQLSTAVWVGPETVNGKRKVMQGVTINGVYRQSVYGGTIAGPIWKEIMEAALKGKKIKQFGAPDTSLIGSEPRVEKPRTPENGGGNNGGGNGGGNDDGGNTDNGGNQGGGNGGGNNNGGGNGGGNNGGGNGGGR
- a CDS encoding LysR family transcriptional regulator codes for the protein METRELRYFVAVAEALNFSRAARRLGISQPPLSRAIQQLERRLGTTLLERDSQAVRLTPSGTVLLREARVAIAAVDAAVRRTQRAGENPDGIRLAAKAAMGGELLADLLKAYEAVRPDVTVEVVLVGMGESEPMLRDGRVDVAVLTLPFDDASGLDHEVLGVGGRVALLPPGHELGERPGLTLDEVASIPGLPLARWPEPDGSYAYGPGPEIHDPLQLLHLVSLGRACAVICETCPTTIGGTELTVVPVPEADPVTTVIAWPAHSRSGPLADLVRTAVPF
- a CDS encoding SDR family oxidoreductase, with translation MSETRTALVTGANKGIGYEIAAQLGRLGFRVGVGSRNGGRGGAAVSKLRAEGVDAFAVPLDVTDDESVAAAATLLEEQGALDVLVNNAGISAGRLQTPSATDLDRIRAAVETNVIGVVRVTNALLPLLRRSSSARIVNVSTSMASLALNRTSAPGSGPLDGAYGPSKTMLNAVTLQYARELEGTGVLVNLVCPGYVATDFTGFDGGRTPAQGAAIAVKLATVPDGGPHGGFFDEAGELPW